CAAACAACGATAcaacgagcggcaagctcggctATAACTATAAAACACACTTCTCCaatcttttctttccttcaaaacacgtgtcaatgacaacaataacaatatactcAAGTTACTCCAACTATTTCCAGCCACAACACAAGTTAGTATATTACCGAACAGTCGATAcaccatcaacaacatcaaaatacaATTTTCCGCTATTAATTCCATATTTTTCATCCTGtaatttagctatgacctggatgactttaaatatatcaaggagaggagaattattaccttatatgtTAGGAACTATtgttcttccaccttacttcacttcgaagaaatccCCGATTCCAACAAcgagaaaaacaaaacaagatcGAAGCGTACATAAAACCCGACTATCATTCCTGAGAAGAAACATACGTTTCTTCCTTAAAATTTAACATCACCTTGCCGAATATTAACATAATAAAATGTTGCTGCTTCACAAAGGAATTTCATGTTGCTAGCTTGGTTCGACACAAAGTAATGTTGTTGTCCATCTCTAAACTTCTCATAATTTAAGCTAAGAAGATAGAAATTTACATTTTATCTACCTAGCTATTACGTTGAAgctgtatacatatgtatatatgtacatctcattaggggtgggcgttcggttcttcggttcggttttttaattttgattttttgaaagtggacaccgaacaccgcaccaaactaattcggttcggttcgatttcggTTTTTCTAGTTCGGTTTTTCTAGCTTAAGCACCAACAAGACACTgcataaaaaaaatatacatatgttcATAGATTTTAGAATGAATGAATTTCATGTCATATATCAGTATTGAATTATGAGTTTATAAGATGAGAAATAGTAACTTTGCTTTAATAAGATGCCCCTGAATTGCACAATAGTTTCTATTCCATACAGCTGTGGCATGGAAATTTAATGCATCGGTTTCATAAACTTCTTGAAAATCATTTTACAAAATGAAGTTGCACACAATCAAGATTAAAATGAAATTTCTGGAACATCATGCTTACAATTCTGTTAGTAATGTTTGATGATAATGAATACTTATGAAACATGAAATATTCGTATAATAGGAAGCAATAGTCTTacttaggggtgggcgttcggttcttcaatttttcggttcgatttttttaatttcaattttttgaAAGTAGACACCGAACACGGCACTAAACTAATTCAGTTTGGTTCGGTTTCTTAAAATTCGGTTCGGTCTAATTTTTCGGTTTTCGATATTTATGGCCACCCCTACATCTCATGAGACATATACCTCAGCCCAAAGCAAGACAAGAATCTTTCATTTAGTGGACAATGGGGTCCACTTAACTATTGCTTTAAATAGTTGATTAGTATTAAGATGCCACCTCACACTTTCAAATAGTCATCACACATTATCTCTCCATAGCACACATGGCAATGCTTTAATAATTCTTTTTCATTATCAACTAATTAAATCTCTTGTCTCCCACAATAATTAACATTTAACCAGTtacccacataattaatttcttgatctcagttcactcaatattgatcacttttaacatacttcatatactcattatattaatcatgtggtagaactctagtccacagcctctttatacatacaccaaaGATTATTcccaatcatcgtcgtcacacttgttaagtcccaaattattttgggacctcatccttttatacaccgatctCTTTATTCGCATAtttgaatatgaccaaaattcTTTGGGTCTCGGGTTTACTTATATATATCGAGAGGTTCAAACCATAGCCCGAAAATGCGGGGTACTTCATCGATGGAACTTATACTCTTTGataaaagtacgggatgtaacaggttggtatctATGCACTTCGGCCCCCAATGGGCCAACAAAGATGGAAGTTTGAGCGTATAGAGAAAATCAAGTGGGTCGAATCCCAAATGGATGAGTCAAggacatttttttgcgcggattgcccttcttttggggtggtctttaaatttttcccctcatatttgtggtctttaaattttacccctcatatttgtggtctttaagttttgcccttcgcttggaaaggtgggcgaatacccgaggttctgggttcgaacccctgctcagacataaaataaaaaagtaatttcgcaaggcagggctggggggagtgtatgccggatccggcatacacttcttaaggaataactaaagttatgttgggcccgacatacttatgccttataggcagacttttagttatgccccataaggcagaacttttccttaaggcatagtttagttatgccttatgcggcaaacttttagttaaggaataatcaaaagtatgccccataagtaAGGGTgtcaaaaaattatgaaaaaccGACCGAACCAACCGATCCTAACCATATCGAACCGATTTATagtgtttttttaataaaaccgtgGATTTTTATATAAGCTTATAACCATCCCGAACAATTAGGGTGGTCTTTTTAATTTATACAAAAAACTGAAAAATttccgaaccgaaccgaatagccTTATAtgtacaataacaacaacatacccagtgaaatcccacaatgtggagtttggggagggtaaagtatacgcagaccttacccctatcttctatctcggaagatagggaggctatttccggaagaccctcggctcaagagaaaacataagaAAAGGTCAAATAAGCAtaagcagttcaaagcaaaatgaaAATAAAACTAAAAATAGCGAACAAGTCATGATAGAGCAGTCTGAGAAAAGGAAGCAGTAGCTACCACATATAAATAAGATaattgaagtacaagaaacaacacatAGTAGCAAGCATCAAATGCCAATAGACTATATATCAAAActgcgactacctactagccttctacctaatctgagtcctccataacctcctatctaaggtcatgtcctcggtaagctggaactgcgtcatgtcctgtctaagcacctctctttaatacttcttcggcctacctctacctcttctgaaaccatccatagctaacctctcacacctccgcactggggcatctgtgtatctcctcctcacatgcccaaatcatctcagtctcgctttccgcatcttgtcctccactgatgccactcccatcttatctcggatatcttcattcctaatcatatctcgcctagtgtgcccacatatccatcataatattctcatttccgcaactttcatcttttagacgtgagagttcttgactgcccaacactctgccccgtacaacaaagtcggtctcaTAACcattttgtagaacttgcctttaagttttggtggcaccttcttgtcacacagcactcctgaagcgagcctccatttcatccaccctgcaccaatacgatgtgagacatcaccgtcaatatccccatttccTGGTATAATAGACTCAAGATATTTGAagcttcctttcttttggacggCCTGGGTACCAAGCGTTACTTCCACACCGGCCTAATTAGTCAcgtcactgaacttacactccatgtactctgtcttagtcctactcaacttgaaccctttagattCCAGAGTTTGTCttcaaacctccagcttagcgttcactCCGCTGCTTAtctcgtcaatcaagactatatcatccgcgaataacatacaccatggcacctcaccttggatTTGCCGCGTCAAACAATCCAGCACTAAgtatgaaatatattttatatattacaaatatgttaaattgaatatataaaatatattttataagttttgtttcaaatataaaaaagaaTTTTGGCCACCAAATTTTGGGCCTTTAGTTGATTGGATTTAATTTCAAAAGGATACCTCATATAAATAGTCATACCGTCATAGATTTAGATGATTTAAGTAGCCATTTTTTGTTATAGTTAGCATTAACAGAAGTTTACATCCATCTTTGTCTCCTCTACTATGTTGCTTGATGTATATGTATCAAATTCAAGATGTGGTTTTTGTGGCCTATAAGCTAATGTTTGTTTTGGCTCAATTCAACATTGTTATCTTTGGCAAGTTATTCTTCTCCATGGTCAATCAATGGTGGTGTATTCTTAGGCGACACTTTAAAACTAAAataaccgaaccgtaccgataccGAAGAAAAATCGAGATGATGGGACGGTCTCAAAAAGTATAATTTTgattatacaaaataaaataaccgaAGAATTGGGATGATATAAAAATTTTTTAAATAACCGACCGAACCGTCCCACTGACACCCCTacccataaggcaagaacttttccttaaggcatatattttgtcttataaggcaaacctTTAGTTATGCTTTAAGAAAAAGTTTCGTCTTATggagcatacttttagttatgtcttatgggcatacttttagttaaggcataactaaaagtttaccttgaaaagtaaatatatatatatatatatatatatatatatatatatatatatatacctcaaggcaaagtctgccctctctagcagacttttagttaagcataactaaaagtctgccggagggggcatagcgaaatttaaactcttgaaaagtaaaaaaaaaaaatatgcctcaaggcaaagcttgccccctccggcagacttttagttaaacataactgaaaatctgccggagggggcatagcgaaattcaaactcttgaaaagttaaaaaaaatatgcctcaaggcaaagtctgccccctccggtagacttttagttaaacataactaaaaatcTGCCGGACAGGGCATAACAAAATTCAAACTCTGTCTTtcgaatttttaaaaaaaatttgactGAGGGTTTGAACccggaacccatgggttttagccgaaggacaaaatttaaagatcacaaatatgagggccaaaatttaaagaccaccccaaaaggaCAATTCTGGGAATTGCCCAGTCGAGAATGACATGGATCCACCAGTCCAACTCCCTATGGGCCAACAAGTACTTCCGATACAAGACAACTGAGGAACATCAAAAGcccaaagaaaaaaaatgttCAATTGATCTCAATGTTCATCGAAGCCAACAAGTCATGTTGCTCACAATAGCTCCAAATTCCCATCCCAAAACATGGCAATCCACCAATTCCTCAAACTTACAATTCTTTCCTCTTCCATCCAAGATTAAAACACAGCCCTCGATAATAATTCCAAAAGCCTATAATGGAGATGACAATTCAACAGAATCATCAGCAGGAAAAATCAAACGCATGGTTCTTAGTCAAGAAGGAAGAACCAAACTTAACATTTTACCAGACAGGGAATTTTATGCCTACCCAAGATTTGTCACACACGTCGATGACCGCTTCATTTCCAACTTAACAAATCTTTACAGGTAGGTACTCGTGTCAAATTTAGCGCATAAAAATGTAACCTATCAAACTCTTTCAAGTTTGATTGGCCGATTCATTAATTCAGTCAATTTTAACCCCGCCTATTTAACTCCGTTGTTAATAGGAAATGTTTGAGGCCTGAATTTGAGATTCTTGATCTTATGAGTTCATGGGTGAGTCATTTACCACAAGAAGTTAAGTACAAAAGGATGGTAGGTCATGGACTTAATGCCCAGGAGCTAGCAAAGAATCCAAGGTTGGATTATTTCTTTGTGAAGGATTTGAATAAAGAACAGAAACTTGAGTTTGAAAATTGCAGCTTCGATGCTGTTTTATGTACGGTCAGTGTGCAGTATCTTCAGCAGCCTGAGAAGGTCAGTAACTTAACCTTATATAATCCCTGATTTGATGATAAAATTGATATAATGATCCAAAACTGTCAAAAAGTTTTTGCCATTTTTGGAACAGAGGGATAGAATCAACTAATCAAGTGATACCACAACCACATAGACGTTGCAAAACGTGTGGTTGATTATAAGCCACACAAGATACAAACATATAGCGATGAAGGAAGGGGGTTATAAATATATTGTAAAAATCTTTGGTGAAGCATAAGTTGGCCACTAAGGGATTGATTGTTAGATGTATTACTTAGTACTACTAAACTTTGCATTAACAACAACGATTAGTTTCTATTTTGATCGTTGCATTAATAATCCCTAAACAATTATCTTGCATATTTGCGTTTTATTTTATTTCGAATTCAATGTGAAATAGCAATATACATAAATGACAAAAAAAATCTCTTTATACTTATTTAGTTGATCATCCGTGGGTATTAATTACTCTAGTTTTGATCTATTAATTTCACACATATGTATGTGAGCTCCTTAATTAGTCTTAGAAGTTAGAAGGGTCAAACTATCTAGTTTAATTCGAATATagaaatttcaattttttaaaataacatttatatagttaggaaatgcaaaaaaaaaaagtttaagtataataactaatactccctccgtccgtccaatttaagtgtcttgctttattttttatctgtcccaaaaagaatattttttctatatttagtaagttgacaattcaaacattctATCTAActacatgacaagtttataacTACAAGATTCAAAGATATTTCAATACATTACACCATCTTTACTTAAGgtcataagattcaaaagtctctttttatttcttaaattttgtgtttaAAGTGAGACACTTAGTATTAAAAGGTAAAAGTCATATATAGCCCCTAAACTTTGCCACATTTTTC
Above is a genomic segment from Lycium barbarum isolate Lr01 chromosome 12, ASM1917538v2, whole genome shotgun sequence containing:
- the LOC132624771 gene encoding uncharacterized protein LOC132624771; the encoded protein is MTWIHQSNSLWANKYFRYKTTEEHQKPKEKKCSIDLNVHRSQQVMLLTIAPNSHPKTWQSTNSSNLQFFPLPSKIKTQPSIIIPKAYNGDDNSTESSAGKIKRMVLSQEGRTKLNILPDREFYAYPRFVTHVDDRFISNLTNLYRKCLRPEFEILDLMSSWVSHLPQEVKYKRMVGHGLNAQELAKNPRLDYFFVKDLNKEQKLEFENCSFDAVLCTVSVQYLQQPEKVFAEVFRVLKPGGVFIVSFSNRLFYEKAISAWRDSTGYGRVQLVVQYFQCIEGFTQPEVIRKLPTDDDQEKKSPVSWIMSLIGLLSASSDPFYAVVAYRNFKPVYE